The Mycolicibacterium neoaurum DNA segment CGCTGGCGGAACTGGCCGCCGAACTCGGCGGGCCTGCGCACGTGCTGACCGCGCTGGCCGATGTTCGTGACCTATCCGCCATGCAGCAGGCCGCCGATGCCGCCGTGGAACGATTCGGCGGCATCGATATCGTCGTGGCCAACGCCGGGATCGCCAGCTTCGGCTCGGTGCTGCAGGTCGATCCCGAGGCGTTCCGGCGCGTCATCGACGTCAACATCGTCGGCGTGTTCAACACGGTGAGGGCCACCCTGCCCGCCGTCATCGAACGCCGCGGCTATGTGCTGGTGGTGTCCTCGCTGGCGGCGTTCACCTCAGCGCCGGGGCTGGCCGCGTACCACGCGTCGAAGGCCGGCGCCGAGTACTTCGCCAACACCTTGCGCCTGGAGGTCGCCCATCACGGGGTCGATGTCGGATGTGCGCACATGAGCTGGATCGACACCCCGCTGGTCCAGGACGCCAAGGCCGACCTGTCCACGTTCCGCGAGATGCTCAGGCGCATGCCGGGACCGCTGAAGAAGACGACGACGGTCGCCGAGTGCGGAGAAGCGTTCGTGAAGGGCATCGAGGCACGGAAGAAGCGCATCTACTGCCCGAACTGGGTCGGGGCCTTCCGGTGGATCCGCCCGGTGGTCTCCACCGCACCGGCCGAACGCGATATCCGCAGGTTCACCCCGGAGCTCCTGCCGCAGCTCGACGCCGAGGTTGCCGCGCTCGGACGGTCACTCAGCGCCCGCACCGAGGCGCTGGAGGACTGAACCCCCGCCGAGTGGCCGGTTATTGCACGCGAGAATCGAGAATGCGTGGCATAAGTGGCCACTGGGCCGAAAGAACTACCGGCCGCGCCGGCGCAAGTACCGCTCGAACTCCGCCGCCAGTGCATCCCCGTCGATCTTTCCCAGCGCGTCGTTCATATCGACCTCGGCATCCCCGCGTTCCTCAAGGGACTGCACGTACTCGGCGATCTCGTCGTCCTCGGCGGTCATCTCGGTGACGGCCTGCTCCCACTCCTCGGC contains these protein-coding regions:
- a CDS encoding SDR family oxidoreductase; the protein is MSSLHGKVVFITGGARGAGAEVARRLRRKGASLVLTDLDEAPLAELAAELGGPAHVLTALADVRDLSAMQQAADAAVERFGGIDIVVANAGIASFGSVLQVDPEAFRRVIDVNIVGVFNTVRATLPAVIERRGYVLVVSSLAAFTSAPGLAAYHASKAGAEYFANTLRLEVAHHGVDVGCAHMSWIDTPLVQDAKADLSTFREMLRRMPGPLKKTTTVAECGEAFVKGIEARKKRIYCPNWVGAFRWIRPVVSTAPAERDIRRFTPELLPQLDAEVAALGRSLSARTEALED